The Pirellulales bacterium genome has a segment encoding these proteins:
- a CDS encoding ABC transporter permease, translating to MELIRIENLYKTYFLGEVDVPVLKGVSLVIKQGEMVALMGASGSGKSTLMNILGLLDRPTSGHYWLGGQEVSQLSSDKRAQVRNRNVGFVFQSFNLLARTSALENVRMPLTYSVHSMSNRHERERAIELLGEVGLGDRHDHEPSQLSGGQQQRVAISRSLVNHPPILLADEPTGNLDSKTSVEILEMFRRLNREQGITVILVTHDMNVARHADRIIFIKDGLIAHQPAAAGHELAEDVPSGNGSANGNGAAHGNGAAGHGPEVGNGHPVYAAELAAAPAAATVGGYEPAPHLAAPSQPSTAVLAEPVAELALASPVVRRSVLPKTGGAVRLVPRTLTTALIALWRSIFRSALTALGIIIGITIVIAVVEIGQGSAAAMKQSMASMGANLLLIMPGTATSGGVSFGGGSGMTLTPQDSDAIERECPAVSAVAPVVRARCQVVYGNHNWVPMNINGSTGEFLKIRDWENLAQGATFTDRDVRNSAAVCLLGQTVVKNLFGDESPVGKDVRMQNVTFRVVGVLSRKGANTFGMDQDDFVLAPWTTIKYRVSGSSLGNVNQSASAAQANSGSTSTAVNSLNQLYPSGATALYPAMSATETADTPQPIRFANVDQVMAQARSPEEIPTAIDQITALLHERHRIKSTDPDDFSIRDMTEVSNTLMQLTTTMTIFLLVVATGSLIVGGVGIMNIMLVSVTERTREIGLRMAVGARPRDILWQFITEAVIICLFGGAVGIALARVFSLLAHRFGHLPTEFWLPVNIAAVAVSFTVGLVFGFYPAWKASRLDPIEALRYE from the coding sequence ATGGAACTCATCCGCATCGAGAATCTGTATAAGACCTACTTCCTGGGCGAGGTCGACGTGCCCGTGCTCAAGGGGGTCTCGCTCGTCATCAAGCAAGGCGAGATGGTCGCGCTGATGGGGGCCTCGGGGTCCGGCAAATCGACCTTGATGAACATCCTCGGTCTGCTCGACCGCCCCACGTCGGGGCACTACTGGCTGGGGGGCCAAGAGGTCTCGCAGCTTTCGTCCGACAAGCGGGCCCAGGTCCGAAATCGCAACGTCGGGTTCGTCTTTCAGAGCTTCAACCTGCTGGCCCGAACCAGCGCCCTCGAAAACGTGCGGATGCCCTTGACCTACTCGGTCCATTCGATGTCGAACCGCCATGAGCGCGAGCGGGCCATCGAGCTGCTGGGCGAGGTTGGTCTCGGCGACCGGCACGATCACGAACCCTCGCAGCTCTCCGGCGGGCAGCAGCAGCGCGTGGCCATTTCGCGGTCGCTGGTGAATCACCCGCCGATCCTGCTGGCCGACGAGCCCACCGGCAACCTGGACTCCAAAACGAGCGTCGAAATCCTCGAAATGTTCCGGCGGCTCAATCGGGAGCAGGGAATCACCGTGATCCTCGTTACTCACGATATGAACGTTGCCCGGCATGCCGATCGGATCATCTTCATTAAGGACGGATTGATCGCCCATCAGCCGGCAGCGGCGGGTCACGAATTGGCCGAAGATGTCCCCAGCGGCAATGGTTCGGCAAATGGCAACGGCGCCGCTCACGGTAATGGGGCCGCGGGACATGGCCCTGAAGTGGGCAATGGTCATCCGGTGTACGCGGCTGAACTGGCAGCCGCGCCTGCCGCGGCGACGGTGGGGGGGTATGAACCCGCGCCGCATTTGGCCGCGCCATCACAGCCGAGCACGGCCGTCTTGGCGGAACCCGTGGCGGAACTGGCTTTAGCCTCACCGGTCGTTCGGCGATCCGTTCTGCCGAAAACCGGCGGCGCGGTTCGGCTGGTGCCGCGAACGCTCACTACGGCGTTGATCGCCTTGTGGCGAAGCATTTTTCGCTCCGCGCTGACGGCGCTCGGGATCATCATCGGAATCACGATCGTGATCGCGGTGGTCGAGATCGGCCAAGGTTCGGCGGCGGCGATGAAGCAATCGATGGCCAGCATGGGGGCCAACTTGCTGCTGATCATGCCGGGCACCGCCACGAGCGGCGGCGTCAGCTTTGGCGGCGGCAGCGGCATGACGCTTACGCCCCAAGACTCCGACGCGATCGAACGCGAATGCCCCGCCGTCTCGGCAGTGGCCCCGGTGGTTCGTGCCCGTTGCCAGGTCGTCTACGGCAACCACAACTGGGTGCCGATGAACATCAACGGCAGCACAGGGGAGTTCCTCAAAATCCGCGACTGGGAAAACCTGGCCCAAGGAGCGACGTTCACCGATCGCGACGTCCGCAACAGCGCCGCGGTCTGTCTGCTTGGCCAAACGGTGGTGAAGAACTTGTTCGGCGATGAATCGCCGGTCGGCAAGGACGTGCGGATGCAGAACGTCACATTCCGCGTGGTCGGCGTGCTCAGTCGCAAGGGGGCCAACACGTTCGGCATGGACCAGGATGACTTTGTGCTCGCCCCCTGGACGACGATCAAATACCGTGTCAGCGGCTCGTCGCTCGGCAATGTGAATCAAAGCGCCTCGGCCGCGCAAGCGAATTCCGGTTCGACGTCGACGGCCGTCAACAGCCTCAATCAGCTCTATCCGAGCGGGGCCACGGCGCTGTATCCGGCCATGTCCGCCACGGAGACCGCCGACACGCCGCAGCCGATCCGCTTCGCCAACGTCGATCAGGTCATGGCTCAGGCCCGGTCGCCCGAGGAGATTCCGACGGCCATCGATCAGATTACGGCCCTGCTGCACGAGCGGCATCGGATCAAGTCGACTGATCCCGACGACTTCAGCATCCGCGACATGACCGAGGTGAGCAACACGCTGATGCAGCTCACCACGACGATGACGATCTTTTTGTTGGTCGTCGCGACGGGATCGCTGATCGTCGGAGGAGTGGGAATCATGAATATCATGCTCGTGTCCGTGACCGAGCGGACCCGTGAGATCGGCCTGCGGATGGCGGTTGGCGCTCGGCCGCGCGACATTCTCTGGCAGTTCATCACCGAGGCAGTCATCATCTGCTTGTTCGGCGGGGCGGTCGGCATCGCGCTGGCTCGGGTGTTTTCGCTCTTGGCGCACCGATTCGGGCACCTGCCGACGGAATTCTGGCTACCCGTGAACATCGCCGCGGTCGCGGTCTCGTTCACCGTCGGCCTGGTGTTCGGCTTCTATCCGGCCTGGAAAGCCTCGCGACTCGATCCGATCGAGGCCCTGCGATACGAGTAG